One stretch of Manis pentadactyla isolate mManPen7 chromosome 10, mManPen7.hap1, whole genome shotgun sequence DNA includes these proteins:
- the THAP2 gene encoding THAP domain-containing protein 2 gives MPTNCAAAGCATTYNKHINISFHRFPLDPKRRKEWVRLVRRKNFVPGKHTFLCSKHFEASCFDLTGQTRRLKMDAVPTIFDFCTHIKSMKLKSRNLLKRNNSCTPTGPSNLKSNISSQQVLLEHSYAFRNPMEAKKRIIKLEKEIASLRRKMKTCLQKERRATRRWIKAACLVKNLEANNILPKGTSEHILPTALSSLHLEDFKILEQDQQDKTLPIL, from the exons ATGCCGACCAATTGCGCCGCGGCGGGCTGTGCTACTACCTACAACAAGCACATTAACATCAGCTTCCACAG gtttcctTTGGAtcctaaaagaagaaaagaatgggtTCGCCTGGTTAGGCGCAAAAATTTTGTGCCAGGAAAACATACTTTTCTTTGTTCAAAGCACTTTGAAGCCTCCTGTTTTGACCTAACAGGACAAACTCGACGACTTAAAATGGATGCTGTTCCAACCATTTTTGATTTTTGTACCCATATAAAGTCTATG AAACTCAAGTCAAGGAATCTTTTGAAGAGAAACAACAGTTGTACTCCAACCGGACCATCTAATTTAAAATCAAACATTAGTAGTCAGCAAGTCCTGCTTGAACACAGTTATGCCTTTAGGAATCCTATGGAGGCAAAAAAGAGGATaattaaactggaaaaagaaatagcaagcttaagaaggaaaatgaaaacttgCCTACAAAAAGAACGCAGAGCAACTCGAAGATGGATCAAAGCCGCGTGCTTGGTGAAGAATCTAGAAGCAAATAACATATTACCTAAGGGCACATCAGAACACATTTTACCAACTGCCTTAAGCAGTCTTCATTTGGAAGATTTCAAGATTCTTGAACAAGATCAGCAAGATAAAACATTACCAATTCTCTAA